Genomic window (Rhododendron vialii isolate Sample 1 chromosome 4a, ASM3025357v1):
TACTAGGAGTTATTACCAGACCAAATCAAAAGCTAAGGTATGGCCTTCATCATAAGTTGTCTTGGTAATTTGCTATTCTTCCtattcttctttgttttggaATCTATTTTGCAGAACACTTGCCACAAAACTTTTTTGACTCGATTTGTCAACCAAACAATGAACATATACGAGGGAGAGCAATGAACACTTTGTTGCAGTGAGCcaaatgagtttgaaaatgttattGAGTTTGCTTTGGACATTGGTTGTCTCTATTTGCATCATTTGTATGAATTGGAGGAAGTCTGAGTATGTTTTTACGACAACGGTTGAAAAGCTATAGAGTACTAATATGGAGTCTTCATTTTGTCCTGCCATAAGCCATAGCTTACTGATAGTGCATGGTCTTATAGGCATTCTTACTTTTTGTTGCCTTTTCAGACTTGTAAATTTGTATTATTGTTATGATATGCAGGTTACTATGCGTCCACCACGTGGAGTTCGAGGCCGAGGTCGGGCTCGAGGTGTCCTTCAGGACGAGTCTAAGGCTCCTGAGGTAAACAGCTTTCAATAGTTGATTTTTGGAATGAAGTTTGACTTTGCATGACTTTCTTTGGAACAAGATGTACAATAGCTTAAGTCTTTCTCATAGACAAATTCTGCCATCTTCCTTCGTAGTGTCTCATGTTTAACCAGTTGATCTTTTTATCACATAGGCGGTATTCGACCTGAGAACACGAGACTTGACATACCTGCCCGAGTTTATACTCAATAAAAAAACCACTCCGCTTAGCTCGGATCTGTCCCACATATAGTGGAAAGAGCATGTACGAATAGTGTGAAACATTGTGTACAAAAAACTGTTTTAGTTTGTGTACACAAAGCTAAAAAAACCACTCCGCTTAAACTCGGTTCTTTTTATCATGAATGTTTGATACTACTTGATGTGTAGCATTCCTTGTTATGACTCATCGATAAGAGGGTATCGTTCCCTCTTTAAAGACTACAAATTTTGTCCAGTATCCACTAATACAATTTGATCGAATGTGAATTAACTAGCTAGCTTTAAGTTCTGCCATGCTGAAGTGGCATAGAAATTGATGATGGCATACTGTTCACAAGATTGATGATGATAACTTCAACCATTTGAGCCACGTTGAAGTATGTTTAATGTTTGTTTATAATGGATACAGGCATGATCAACCAAATTGATAAATAAGAACtgtattgaaaatattttgttgaAAGCATCTGAGTCAAAGTGGCTATGTTTAGctggagaaaaacaaagaactttgTTACTAGTAGTTTTTTGTGCAAGATTTTTTCTGGTAATGGAGTTCCAAGGGTGTGAATAGGGGAAGTTTATGTCTCAGGCATTAACTGTTTGTAAGCAACAATGTTGTGCCTTTTGCTAAATTGGAGATCAGAAGCAGAAGCTTCACGTATGATAAAATGTTCTGACTTctgaaacaaaattattttttggtttcattttggTCAGCTTTCGGCAACCAATAACCGaaattgtttattattttcaGTAATCAGTAACTGACATGTTATGCTTATTTCGGCAAGCAGACGTTAAAACTTCATGTGGAAATGAATAACTTgtaattgtattattttcataTACATGTAGGTTATGCGTTCACTGCCTCGAGTTCGAACTCGTGGAGGCCGAGATCAGGGCCGTGGCCGGGGCCAGGCCGAAGTGCATCGTCAGGAAGAGGAACATGCTTCCGTCGAGGACATACCTTTGGATGAggttaaaattttccaatttcacACCAGCTTTGTAGTAGTTTGTATTttatctttgtttgtttgttttgtgaaacGTTCGGtaacaaaaaactgaaatatgTAAGTACTGCCTCTTTTAAGACTAACTTGTAGTTGTATTATTTTCATATACGTGTAGGTTATGCGTTCACTGCCTCGAATTAGAACTCGAGTAGGCCGAGGTCGGGGCCGGGGCTGGGGCAAGGCCAAAGTGCCTCGTCAGGAAGAGCAAGATGTTGTCTTCGAGGACATACCTGAGGATGAggtgaaaattttccaaaaagggttccactaggtttttattttgttgaacaCTAACTCATATTATTTGCTTTCtatagttttttagttttaggaACACTAATatgtattgtttttgtttttgcttataCGTGTAGGTTATAGCACCGCAGCCACCGGTAgaggaagagttaaacttttttcaatttcaaaattgctttgaatagttttttttaatctttatttgttttatgaacaATAATATGTATTGTATGTTCTTGCATATACGTGTAGGTTATAGCACCGTAGCCACCGGTAGAGGAAGAggtaaacttttttcaattgcataattgctttcaatagttttttttaatctttatttgttttatgaacaataatatgtattgtatgtttttGCATATACATGTAGGTTATAGCATCGCAGCCACCGCTAGGGGAAGTGGTAAACTTTTTCCAATTTCATAATTGctttcaatagttttttttaatctttatttgttttatgaacaataatatgtattgtatgtttttGCATATACGTGTAGGTTATAGAACAGTCACCGGAAGAGGtaaattttttccaattttatacTCGCTTGCTTTTAATAGTTTTTGttaatatttatttgttttatgaacaCTAATCTGTATGCTATTATTGGCATATATGTGTAGGTTATTCGAGGCCGATGTCGACGTCGGGGCCGTGGCCGGGGCCGGGCAGAAGCACAGCAACATGACGATGTGCCTTTGGATGTGGGTGGTCCGGAGGACCTATCCTTGCTAAAGAGTTTTCGCACACATGTGGCTAAAGCCATTTTGGAGGGAGAAGAGAGGGGTACATTAAGATTGCATCAACACTCGGGTCTTTTGGGCACTTGGGTAGTTACAGAAGACAGGTTCAAACAAAAGGTGTTGAATTCGGGCTTGCTTCCGTTGTGTAGCATAAATAAAAACGCGCAATGCAATTCCTTTAGAATCGCTGCATTTGTTGAAAGGTGGCATCCGGAGATGAACACCTTTCACTTTGACTTTGGTGAGATGGGGTTGACATTAGATGACGTAGAACATCTACTCGGGATACCTGTTCGTGGATTGCCTGTGTACACGGAGGACGAGAGGACGCCAAAAGAACTGTTAATGGATTTGCTTGGTGTGTCGAACGAAGTAGCGACAAATGCAATTACTGTGAATGCAGTTAAACGGTATACAGTTAAGTTGAGTTGGTTGGAGATGAATTTCAAAGACGTAAATGAGACGGACACAGACGAGCGGGTTGTGTGTTGTGCTCGTGTGTACCTGCTATATGTCATTGGCTGCACCCTTTTTTGTGACAAGTCAGGTGGGTTCGTACAGCTTGACCTCCTTCCACTATTGGAGGATTTAGATCAGGTTCATACGTACGGATGGGGCTCTAGTTGCTTGGCATATTTGTACAGAAATCTTGGTTATGCGAGTAGGAGGAATGCAAAGCAGATTGGTGGATTTCTTATATTACTAGAGGTACACTTACTTTTTCTGATTATGAAAAAATCAATAAGTTCATGTTACGGATATATGATTGTAATATGCTTCACATGCGTGTAATGCTATAGGCGTGGATAAACGAGCACTTCCCAACGCTACATCCTGTTGTTGACCCAGTGTACACGAAAGAGCTTCCACGGGCACGACGTTGGTGTTTGCATAGCGAGAGTGGCACTAGTGTATAGCACTACCGGCGCGTGTTGGACAACTTACTTGTAGATGAGGTAGAATTCTAACACACCCTGCATTCAGTTAGTATACCAATTTTGGTGTGTGGGACATTTTGTAGAATTACGTTGCTAATTAGAAGTTGTCTTAGAATATTATACAGTTTGAGAGTAGAAATTAAGCTCTTCCAGTAAGGACAGAGAACTGGAAGTACAATTGTTTTATAAGCTAATCAAATATAGGAGAAGTTCCAACTTAACCTGTGTTAATATTCTCCAAATTCTCGGTAACACATTGAGATGCAGGACATGGCTTTTGCTTCAAAATATCTACTATCAAACCATTAGCCTTCTCCATTGTCTTCCTTAACTCATCTTCTGAAGTATCGTAACTGTAGCACAGTGATGCAGGGACATTAATCGAGCAGAATCATTAATCGTGAAATTTCTTAAGCGTACAAGGACATGAATAATCAAGATAGCCTGCCAAAGTAACCCTGCCTCAAATTATTTTAGTTCAAATGAAGAAAACCCAATAGTAGTtcatgccacttttcaattgacgTGTTCACTACTTTCCCTTGTCCTACTTCAAAGCCAAGTTCCACATATATGCCAGACTTTAGTTTTTGAATGAATGATACAGTGTTAGTTGATGGCTTTCGCCGGATTGTTTGATTAACTTGTTATTTTATTGTACTAGTACATATCATATGTTTTGTTTGACAAGCAGGTGATATTTGACCCGTACAAGGACCGCAGGCAAAATGTCTCTGAGATTGCTTTCTACACTGGTCCCATTCATGCCATGTCCTATGTGGAGCCATACCTCCCCGACAGAGTCTTGAGGCAGTTTGGTCTATTATAGCGAATACCCGCAGACCCTATAGCACCTCAGCATGCATCGAGAGGCCAGCACACCTACAACGTTGTTTACGAATGGACTGAAGGTTTTTGGTCTAGCCCTGACTACCACTTCGTGCCTGAGGATAAGAGAGAGCGTACACCACCTGGGATTCCTTGGGCGTGTACTGATGACTACATTCCGTGGTTAAGGGTGTTCTCGCACCCGAGGGTGGGACGTGGTCTGGCACCTGGTGGAGGGCGTGTTAGGCAGGGTCGTGAGGAGCAGGTTCGGGTTGTGTTGGATGTGGTACACAGGGCTTTGGGCGATACCGGACTTGGAGCTGTTGAGTTGCGGCAGGCACTGCAAAATGTAGAAGCCATTTTACGGTCGACATTTGTTACTTAAAGGAGGCGGGGTGTTAGGGGGCGAGGTTAGATGTTGGGTTTATGGATAAATAGTTCTTATTAGTATTTTCAATTGTGTAAGACATTTGCTACTTAGACATGTTGGGCTTCTGGGGAACGGACATTTGGTCAAGCTTGTTCTGCTCTCTCTCGTAACAAGTTTAACGAGGGGTTTGTACAGGTTTTTGTTTCGAACTACATTCTGCAATGCCTTTACCATTCCATTTTAGGTCCGACTTGTTCATGGCTTTTTTTGAACTACTATGAAAGTGTCTTTCACAAAAACAAACTTTCAATATTCCGGGCCCCGTCCACATGGTCCTCCGCAGGAAGAGAATCTTAGTAAATATGGAGTGCAGTGCCTTGTCAAATCACTTTATTTGTTTGAAGTTGCAATTTTCTCCATAGCCCTCATTATCTACTCCCCCAGCCCAATTCAAAATTCTGTATAGGGGCCCCACACCCACATGCTCCTCCTCAGGGAGAGAATCTAAAAAGGCATATATGTTCTGTAAATCATACAAATTATTCAGTATCCAAGTGCTGAAATATTTATTATAACAACTTCGGGTTCTAAATGCTGAAACTTTACACAAATTTCGGTACGAAACTACTgaaaaattataataatttcGGAAAGCAAATGCTGAAATCAACCTGCAATCGAAATTATTAACACTTTTCAGTAATAAGAAACCGAAATGTTATAATTATTTCAGCAAGCAAATGTTGAAAAAAGGGCAGAATATTTTTCCCCAATAATTTCGGCAAGCAAACTTCTGTATAGTGCCCCCACCCACATGCTCCTCCTCAGGGAGAGAATCTTTCGTAAATATACGTGCAGTGCCTGGTCAAATcactttatttgttttgaagttGCAATTTCCTCCATACAGCCCATTATCTTCATCTCAAAGCCCCAATGTATATGCCTATAAATTGAGAGCTGAATGAGGGAGTTTCAGACTCATACCTCCCTCTATATTTCCAACTATTTC
Coding sequences:
- the LOC131323799 gene encoding uncharacterized protein LOC131323799 produces the protein MNGIALACVDEMLNKTPLIDLESTKLLVLFQNNGGSLIVLDPVTYTVEAEKLLKPVNLWPSELVLVFPKDFFRKTYSYLKWHPHTQQNSTRSYYQTKSKAKVTMRPPRGVRGRGRARGVLQDESKAPEVMRSLPRVRTRGGRDQGRGRGQAEVHRQEEEHASVEDIPLDEVMRSLPRIRTRVGRGRGRGWGKAKVPRQEEQDVVFEDIPEDEVIAPQPPVIASQPPLGEVVIEQSPEEVIRGRCRRRGRGRGRAEAQQHDDVPLDVGGPEDLSLLKSFRTHVAKAILEGEERGTLRLHQHSGLLGTWVVTEDRFKQKVLNSGLLPLCSINKNAQCNSFRIAAFVERWHPEMNTFHFDFGEMGLTLDDVEHLLGIPVRGLPVYTEDERTPKELLMDLLGVSNEVATNAITVNAVKRYTVKLSWLEMNFKDVNETDTDERVVCCARVYLLYVIGCTLFCDKSGGFVQLDLLPLLEDLDQVHTYGWGSSCLAYLYRNLGYASRRNAKQIGGFLILLEAWINEHFPTLHPVVDPVYTKELPRARRWCLHSESGTSV